One Megalobrama amblycephala isolate DHTTF-2021 linkage group LG15, ASM1881202v1, whole genome shotgun sequence genomic window, CGTATTTTAGTCTCCAGTGAAAGTTCAGAACCTCTGCTCGGTGCTCACTTTGTTTTTACTGCGACAAACTATTTTACCGCTCCAGTTTTGTCCCAAATGTAAGAGAAGAAAACACAATCGTGAGGGGCTCGTGGAGGCGCAGAGACACCGAGCAGGGTGGTTGAGTCTATAAGGTTCTCATGTGTTATTTAAGAGCGCAGCGGCGCTCGAGCGCTGATCATTGCTGAAATCAGACAGCGTTTGAAAGACTGTAGATCCGATTCGAGAGAGAGATGGCAGAAACCGCTCCAGCCCCGGCTGCTGCCGCCCCGGCCAAAGCGCCCAAGAAGAAGTCAGCTGCGAAAGCCAAGAAAGTAGGTCCAGGTGTCGGTGAGCTCATCGTCAAAGCTGTGTCCGCATCCAAGGAGAGGAGCGGCGTGTCCCTCGCCGCCCTGAAGAAAGCAATCGCCGCCAGCGGCTACGATGTGGAGAAGAACAACTCCCGCGTCAAGATCGCCATCAAGAGCCTGGTGACTAAAGGCACTCTGGTGCAGGTCAAAGGGACCGGCGCTTCCGGCTCATTCAAGCTCAACAAGCAGAAAGCCGAGACCAAGAAGAAGCCGGCCAAGAAAGCGGCTCCTAAAGTGAAGAAGCCCGCGGCCAAGAAACCCGCTGCTGCCAAGAAGCCCAAGAAAGCAGCGGCAAAGAAGCCCGCCGCCAAGAAATCGCCCAAGAAGGCCAAGAAACCCGCCGCCACAGCCGCTAAGAAGGCGACGAAGAGCCCCAAGAAGGCAAAGAAACCAGCAGCCGCTAAGAAAGCAGCCAAGAGCCCCAAAAAGGCCAAGGCGGCTAAACCTAAGGCGGCAAAGCCTAAAGCCGCCAAGCCTAAAAAGGCAGCGcccaaaaagaaataaaatctttACTGTTTCTCCTCaacggctcttttaagagccacccaCCAACTCTGAATAAAGAGCAAAACTCTGATGTTAATGATTTGATCAACAATTTTAATAGTTGTGGAAGTAAGTTTTTGTAAAAGCTTAAAATTTGTTAACATGCGTTTTCTGGACGCAACATTTAAATCACAAAACAGCAAAGAAACATtctacaatatatattttttaattgcctCATGTATTTACTGgttttaaaagttgaaattcagTATGCAGTGGTTAGTAATTCAGTGATTGCTGCAACCGATTTGATCCCAGTTTCACAGAAAAGGCTttagctagtcctagactaaaatgcatgtttgagctgtttaaagtaaaagtaatttgcactgacatatcttaaagtATGTAAGCaccattgttttgtcttaagatgcacaaaagtgatgcttttttttttgttgtttttttttctaaggtacTTTTATAAAAGCCACATATAAATGTCCTAATAGAACCAAGGCCAAATATAAGCCCTGTcagtgaaaccaggcctatatCTTGTATATCTATATTAAagtaaattatttgtaaaactTATGTTAAAATATGGTTTCACCACTTTAGTTTGactgaaaatgttttacacaTGCTGGCTGTATACTTAGAAATGCCATAAACTATGACAGaggttattaatatttatttatatcaataaccttaataaatgattaaactTACTTTATTGAGGTTTACATGTGTTTTTGCTCAGCTcctgatataataataataataataataatttcctAGTTCATGTAAATGATCCAATATTATTCCAGtacataaaatatcaaataccACTCAGTTATTGGGAGCATTGGTTGTTATTAGAGGAATCTTCTCATCCCTTACATTGTCAATTTCAGTCGTTACCATCAAGGAGAGATTTTAGACAACCTCCAGCGAGTAAAAATGTGAACTAGATGTCGTTTGTGCCAACATGCCGTTAGAATTTTAAATGTTGAGACTATGAGAATATGAGTAGATGTGGACATGGATGGatattatatatgtacacataggaatgtaattttttaattgtttcctttctttctttgtctAAAGTCTATACTGCATAACCCAATCACCAAAAGAGGGTGTGTGTTGGAG contains:
- the LOC125246592 gene encoding histone H1-like — protein: MAETAPAPAAAAPAKAPKKKSAAKAKKVGPGVGELIVKAVSASKERSGVSLAALKKAIAASGYDVEKNNSRVKIAIKSLVTKGTLVQVKGTGASGSFKLNKQKAETKKKPAKKAAPKVKKPAAKKPAAAKKPKKAAAKKPAAKKSPKKAKKPAATAAKKATKSPKKAKKPAAAKKAAKSPKKAKAAKPKAAKPKAAKPKKAAPKKK